A section of the Rhizobium sp. BG4 genome encodes:
- a CDS encoding MurR/RpiR family transcriptional regulator, with amino-acid sequence MDEDAKTLTRVPRDFESLRSTIIERKASMPKRLAQVAAFALSNPDEIAFGTTASIAAASEVQPSTLVRLAHHLGYEGFSDLQSIFRERLRDRTLSYEERLVTLEQSGGDDEDANLLTGFIGAASQSISRMAATVQSETFTRAVDILAAADTIYLIAKRRSYPLTAHMTYAFSKLGIRHQIVASPNGVDLEMVQFATPKDAAIAASFSPYAADSLSQAEELADRGVPVIAITDSAFSPLASRATCWFEVAEADFAGFRSLSASMALTMALPVAIAERRRKTQSQKPAKSKME; translated from the coding sequence ATGGATGAAGACGCAAAAACGCTGACGCGCGTGCCCCGCGATTTCGAAAGCCTGCGCAGCACCATCATCGAACGCAAGGCGAGCATGCCGAAGCGCCTGGCGCAGGTCGCGGCCTTTGCACTCAGCAATCCTGACGAAATTGCCTTCGGCACCACGGCGAGCATTGCGGCCGCCTCGGAAGTGCAGCCGTCGACGCTGGTACGCCTGGCGCATCATCTGGGATATGAGGGCTTCTCGGATCTGCAGAGCATTTTCCGCGAGCGCCTGCGCGACCGCACGCTGAGCTATGAAGAGCGGCTGGTGACGCTGGAGCAATCCGGCGGCGATGACGAGGATGCCAATCTGCTCACCGGCTTCATCGGCGCGGCCAGCCAGTCGATCAGCCGCATGGCCGCGACCGTGCAGAGCGAGACGTTTACCCGCGCCGTCGATATCCTTGCCGCGGCCGACACGATCTATCTGATCGCCAAGCGCCGCTCCTATCCACTGACGGCGCATATGACCTACGCGTTTTCGAAGCTCGGCATTCGCCACCAGATCGTCGCCTCGCCGAACGGCGTCGACCTTGAGATGGTGCAGTTCGCAACGCCGAAGGATGCGGCGATCGCTGCCAGCTTCTCGCCCTATGCGGCCGACAGCCTTTCGCAAGCGGAGGAGCTTGCGGATCGCGGCGTGCCTGTCATCGCAATCACCGATTCGGCATTTTCGCCGCTCGCGTCCCGCGCCACCTGCTGGTTCGAGGTTGCCGAGGCCGATTTCGCCGGTTTCCGCTCGCTCTCGGCCTCGATGGCGCTGACGATGGCGCTTCCGGTCGCCATCGCGGAGCGGCGGCGCAAAACACAGAGCCAAAAGCCTGCGAAAAGCAAAATGGAATAA
- the iolC gene encoding 5-dehydro-2-deoxygluconokinase, translating into MVQSNPGSQPEAALDVITIGRSSVDLYGQQIGTRLEDIGSFAKSVGGCPANIAIGTARLGLKSALITRVGNEQMGRFIIEQSAREGVETKGITTDKERLTALVLLAVEAEGVSPMIFYRSDCADMALDEGDVDEDFIKSSRAVLVSGTHFSRPNTEAAQRKAIRIAKANGRKVIFDIDYRPNLWGLAGHAEGFERYVKSDRVSSKMKETLPDCDLIVGTEEEILIASGADDVLAALKEIRRVSPATIVLKRGAMGCVVYDGPISDNLEDGIVGQGFPIEVFNVLGAGDAFMSGFLRGWLKDEPLKTCATWANACGAFAVSRLLCSPEYPTWAELDFFLTKGSEHRALRKDEAINHIHWASTRKGDIPLLMALAIDHRSQLTSVCDELGVDYKQIVAFKRLAVEAAARVANKRSGYGMLIDERFGRDAFFDAATKNFSWIGRPVELPGSKPLRFEFSQDIGSQLVEWPLNHCIKCLCFYHPDDPAELKAEQQQKLRTLFEAARKVGRELLVEIIASKNAPLTDDTVSTAMEELYALGIKPDWWKLEPQASSAAWKKIDAVIAKNDPWCRGIVLLGLEAPADELLKGFEATLAAPSVKGFAVGRTIFADAARGWLSGKMSDEDAISDMAGRFRQLTEAWLKTRGLN; encoded by the coding sequence ATGGTACAATCGAATCCGGGTTCGCAGCCCGAGGCAGCTCTCGATGTGATCACCATCGGCCGCTCGTCCGTCGATCTTTACGGCCAGCAGATCGGCACGCGGCTTGAGGATATCGGCTCTTTCGCGAAGTCCGTCGGCGGCTGCCCGGCGAATATCGCGATCGGCACGGCGCGACTCGGCTTGAAGTCCGCCCTCATCACCCGCGTCGGCAACGAGCAGATGGGCCGCTTCATCATCGAGCAGTCGGCGCGCGAAGGCGTCGAGACCAAGGGCATCACGACGGACAAGGAGCGGCTGACGGCGCTCGTGCTTCTGGCGGTCGAGGCCGAAGGCGTTTCGCCGATGATCTTTTACCGCTCGGACTGCGCCGACATGGCGCTCGATGAAGGCGATGTCGACGAGGACTTCATCAAGTCGTCGCGCGCCGTTCTTGTTTCCGGCACGCATTTCTCCCGCCCCAATACCGAGGCGGCACAGCGCAAGGCGATCCGTATCGCCAAGGCGAATGGCCGCAAGGTGATCTTCGACATCGACTACCGCCCGAACCTCTGGGGTCTTGCCGGTCATGCCGAGGGCTTCGAGCGTTATGTGAAGTCCGACCGCGTCTCCTCGAAGATGAAGGAAACGCTGCCGGACTGCGACCTGATCGTCGGCACGGAAGAAGAGATCCTGATCGCATCAGGGGCCGACGACGTGCTTGCGGCGCTGAAGGAAATTCGCCGCGTCTCTCCGGCGACCATCGTGCTGAAGCGCGGCGCCATGGGCTGCGTCGTTTATGACGGCCCGATCAGCGACAACCTGGAAGACGGCATTGTCGGCCAGGGTTTCCCGATCGAGGTGTTCAACGTGCTTGGCGCCGGTGATGCGTTCATGTCCGGCTTCCTGCGCGGCTGGCTGAAGGACGAGCCGCTGAAGACCTGCGCCACCTGGGCGAATGCCTGCGGCGCCTTCGCCGTCTCCCGCCTCCTCTGCTCGCCCGAATATCCGACCTGGGCCGAGCTCGACTTCTTCCTGACCAAGGGCAGCGAACATCGTGCGCTGCGCAAGGACGAGGCGATCAATCACATTCACTGGGCGTCGACCCGCAAGGGCGACATCCCGCTGTTGATGGCGCTGGCGATCGATCATCGTTCGCAGCTGACCAGCGTCTGCGACGAACTCGGCGTCGACTACAAGCAGATCGTCGCCTTCAAGCGGCTGGCCGTCGAGGCTGCCGCCCGCGTTGCCAACAAGCGCAGCGGCTACGGCATGCTGATCGACGAGCGCTTCGGCCGCGATGCCTTCTTCGATGCCGCGACCAAGAATTTCTCCTGGATCGGCCGGCCGGTCGAACTGCCGGGCTCGAAGCCGCTGCGCTTCGAATTCAGCCAGGATATAGGCTCGCAGCTGGTCGAATGGCCGCTCAACCATTGCATCAAGTGCCTGTGCTTCTATCACCCGGATGATCCGGCGGAACTGAAGGCCGAGCAGCAGCAGAAACTGCGCACGCTGTTCGAGGCCGCACGCAAGGTTGGCCGCGAGCTGCTGGTCGAGATCATCGCCAGTAAGAACGCACCCTTGACCGACGATACCGTCTCGACGGCAATGGAAGAGCTTTACGCACTTGGCATCAAGCCGGACTGGTGGAAGCTCGAGCCGCAGGCTTCGAGCGCTGCCTGGAAGAAGATCGACGCCGTCATTGCCAAAAATGATCCATGGTGCCGCGGTATCGTGCTGCTTGGGCTCGAGGCGCCTGCGGACGAGCTGCTCAAGGGCTTCGAGGCGACGCTTGCCGCCCCGTCGGTCAAGGGCTTTGCCGTCGGCCGGACGATCTTTGCCGATGCCGCCCGTGGCTGGCTGTCCGGCAAGATGAGCGACGAGGACGCGATATCGGATATGGCGGGACGTTTCCGCCAGCTGACGGAAGCCTGGCTGAAGACGCGCGGGCTGAATTGA
- the iolD gene encoding 3D-(3,5/4)-trihydroxycyclohexane-1,2-dione acylhydrolase (decyclizing), with protein MGKTIRLTMAQAVAHFLKKQMTVIDGKKVPIFGGVWAIFGHGNVAGMGEALYQVRGELPTYRAHNEQGMAHAAIAFSKASFRQRFMACTTSIGPGALNMVTAAGVAHVNRIPVLFLPGDVFANRAPDPVLQQIEDFGDGTVSANDAFRPVSRYFDRITRPEQIISALKRAMQVLTDPLDCGPVTLSLCQDVQAEAFDYPESLFEEKVWSTRRPQPDADELASAIALIKTAEKPVIIAGGGVLYSQATKELAAFADAHGIPVLLTQAGKSAIDERHALALGSVGVTGTSAANALAEETDLIIAVGTRCQDFTTGSWALFKNDKLKMLGLNIAAYDAVKHDAQPLVADAREGLKALSKGLSGWKAPAALAEKATKEKNIWMDAANKAMASTNAAFPSDAQVIGAVTRSIELEKAIGLCAAGGLPGEMHKLWPATAPGSYHMEYGFSCMGYEIAGGLGAKLAHPEKEVFVLVGDGSYMMLNSELATSVMMGLKVNIVLLDNRGYGCINRLQMATGGANFNNLLKDSYHEVMPDIDFRAHAEAMGAVAVKVSSIAELEKAIADSKKNDRTSVFVIDTDPLITTEAGGHWWDVAVPEVSPRGEVNKAHEAYLKARAAQRAG; from the coding sequence ATGGGTAAGACAATCCGTTTGACGATGGCGCAGGCTGTTGCGCATTTCCTGAAGAAGCAGATGACCGTCATTGACGGCAAGAAGGTTCCGATCTTCGGCGGCGTCTGGGCGATCTTCGGCCATGGCAACGTGGCGGGCATGGGGGAAGCGCTCTATCAGGTGCGTGGCGAATTGCCGACCTATCGCGCCCATAACGAACAGGGCATGGCGCATGCCGCGATCGCCTTTTCCAAGGCAAGCTTCCGCCAGCGCTTCATGGCCTGCACGACCTCGATCGGCCCCGGCGCACTGAACATGGTGACGGCTGCCGGTGTGGCGCATGTCAACCGCATTCCGGTTCTCTTCCTGCCCGGCGACGTCTTCGCCAACCGCGCGCCCGATCCGGTGCTGCAGCAGATCGAGGATTTCGGCGATGGCACTGTTTCGGCAAATGATGCCTTCCGCCCGGTGTCGCGCTATTTCGACCGCATCACCCGCCCGGAGCAGATCATCTCGGCGCTGAAGCGCGCCATGCAGGTGCTGACCGATCCGCTCGATTGCGGCCCGGTGACGCTGTCGCTCTGCCAGGACGTCCAGGCGGAAGCCTTCGACTATCCGGAAAGCCTGTTCGAAGAGAAGGTCTGGTCTACCCGCAGACCGCAGCCGGATGCCGATGAGCTGGCTTCGGCGATCGCGCTGATCAAGACGGCCGAAAAGCCCGTCATCATCGCCGGTGGCGGCGTGCTCTATTCGCAGGCGACCAAGGAGCTCGCGGCCTTTGCGGATGCGCATGGCATTCCGGTTCTGCTGACCCAGGCCGGCAAGTCGGCGATCGACGAGCGCCACGCGCTGGCGCTCGGCTCCGTCGGCGTGACCGGCACGTCTGCCGCCAATGCGCTGGCTGAGGAGACCGATCTCATCATCGCCGTCGGCACCCGCTGCCAGGACTTCACCACCGGCTCCTGGGCGCTGTTCAAGAACGACAAGCTGAAGATGCTCGGCCTCAACATCGCCGCCTACGACGCCGTCAAGCATGACGCGCAGCCGCTGGTCGCCGATGCCCGCGAAGGGCTGAAGGCACTGTCCAAGGGACTTTCCGGCTGGAAGGCGCCGGCAGCACTTGCCGAGAAGGCGACAAAGGAAAAGAACATCTGGATGGATGCTGCCAACAAGGCGATGGCCTCCACCAATGCGGCGTTCCCCTCCGACGCGCAGGTCATCGGCGCCGTGACGCGCTCGATCGAGCTCGAAAAGGCGATCGGCCTTTGCGCTGCGGGCGGTCTTCCCGGCGAAATGCACAAGCTGTGGCCGGCGACGGCGCCGGGCAGCTATCACATGGAATATGGCTTCTCCTGCATGGGCTACGAGATCGCCGGCGGTCTCGGCGCCAAGCTGGCGCATCCCGAGAAGGAGGTCTTCGTCCTCGTCGGCGACGGCTCCTACATGATGCTGAATTCTGAGCTCGCGACCTCCGTCATGATGGGCCTGAAGGTCAACATCGTGCTGCTGGATAACCGCGGCTACGGCTGCATCAACCGCCTGCAGATGGCAACCGGCGGCGCCAACTTCAACAACCTCCTGAAGGACTCCTATCACGAGGTCATGCCGGATATCGACTTCCGCGCCCATGCCGAAGCGATGGGCGCCGTCGCCGTCAAGGTGTCCTCGATTGCCGAACTGGAAAAGGCGATCGCCGATTCGAAGAAGAACGACCGCACTTCGGTCTTCGTCATCGACACCGATCCGCTGATCACCACTGAGGCCGGCGGCCACTGGTGGGATGTCGCAGTTCCCGAAGTCAGCCCGCGCGGCGAGGTCAACAAGGCGCATGAGGCCTATCTGAAGGCCCGTGCGGCGCAGCGGGCTGGTTGA
- the iolE gene encoding myo-inosose-2 dehydratase, translating to MKAKLGMSPIAWWNDDLPELSDDVSLEECLRQSRSAGFTGMEQGRRFPNNPGEMLPILRAADVTLCGGWFSGTLVNEELAANKDRIAPMIELFKAVNAPCIVYGEVGRSIQGDRSKPLATKPRLSDDEMKAYGRRVTEFGEWCADQGMPLSYHHHMAAVVETEPELDAFMKNSGAGIPLLLDAGHLAFAGGDVLRAINNHHARINHVHVKDIRKPVVDGLDRSRQSFLDAVALGAFTVPGDGSLDFAAIVQRLADHGYEGWFVVEAEQDPRKAPPQKMAEIGHAELMRVMTAAGYTVETEGFPKGA from the coding sequence ATGAAGGCCAAACTCGGCATGTCGCCCATCGCATGGTGGAACGACGATCTTCCTGAGCTCAGCGACGACGTGTCCCTCGAAGAATGCCTGCGCCAGTCGCGCAGTGCAGGCTTCACCGGCATGGAACAGGGCCGCCGCTTCCCGAACAATCCCGGCGAGATGCTGCCGATCCTGCGCGCCGCCGACGTGACGCTCTGCGGCGGCTGGTTCTCCGGCACGCTCGTCAACGAGGAACTTGCGGCCAACAAGGATCGCATCGCGCCGATGATCGAGCTGTTCAAGGCCGTCAACGCGCCCTGCATCGTCTATGGCGAAGTCGGCCGCTCGATCCAGGGCGACCGCTCCAAGCCGCTCGCCACCAAGCCGCGCCTTTCCGATGACGAGATGAAGGCCTATGGCCGCCGCGTCACCGAATTCGGCGAATGGTGCGCCGATCAGGGCATGCCGCTCTCCTATCACCACCACATGGCGGCCGTAGTCGAGACCGAACCGGAACTCGACGCCTTCATGAAGAATTCGGGCGCCGGCATTCCGCTGCTGCTCGATGCCGGGCATCTGGCGTTTGCCGGCGGCGACGTGCTGCGCGCCATCAACAATCACCACGCCCGCATCAACCACGTTCACGTCAAGGACATCCGGAAGCCTGTCGTCGACGGTCTCGACCGCAGCAGGCAGTCGTTCCTCGACGCGGTGGCGCTCGGCGCCTTCACGGTTCCCGGCGATGGCTCGCTCGATTTCGCCGCAATCGTCCAGCGTCTTGCCGACCACGGCTACGAAGGCTGGTTCGTCGTCGAGGCCGAGCAGGATCCGCGCAAGGCACCGCCGCAGAAGATGGCCGAGATCGGCCATGCCGAACTGATGCGGGTGATGACGGCGGCCGGTTACACGGTCGAGACGGAAGGTTTCCCGAAGGGGGCTTGA
- the iolB gene encoding 5-deoxy-glucuronate isomerase, which yields MPNLKVKPSGTSGRVTHVTPESAGWTYVGFDMHRLKPGETVSGETGEREVCLVWVSGKGKASSGTRDFGTLGERMSPFDGAPHALYIPMESAWSVTAETDLELAVCSAPGGGTYEAKAIPPGTHPALTRGKGTNVRYVNNIMPEDDASAHSLLVVEVITPGGHTSSYPPHKHDQDNLPNESFLEETYYHRLNPPQGFGFQRVYTDDRSLDEAMVLEDGDVTLVPKGYHPCAATHGYDLYYLNVMAGPKRVWKFYNAPEHEWLLK from the coding sequence ATGCCAAACCTCAAGGTAAAACCCTCCGGCACCAGCGGCCGCGTCACGCATGTGACGCCTGAAAGCGCCGGCTGGACCTATGTCGGTTTCGACATGCACCGGCTGAAACCCGGCGAGACCGTGTCCGGCGAGACCGGTGAGCGCGAGGTCTGCCTCGTCTGGGTCAGCGGTAAGGGCAAGGCATCTTCAGGCACCCGCGATTTCGGCACGCTCGGCGAGCGCATGAGCCCGTTCGACGGTGCGCCGCACGCCCTTTATATTCCGATGGAATCGGCCTGGTCGGTGACGGCCGAGACCGATCTCGAGCTTGCCGTCTGCTCGGCCCCCGGCGGTGGCACCTATGAGGCGAAGGCGATCCCGCCGGGCACGCATCCGGCGCTGACCCGCGGCAAGGGCACCAATGTCCGCTACGTCAACAACATCATGCCGGAAGACGATGCATCGGCGCACTCGCTGCTCGTCGTCGAGGTGATCACGCCGGGTGGACACACCTCTTCCTATCCACCGCACAAGCACGACCAGGACAATCTGCCGAACGAGAGCTTTCTGGAAGAGACCTATTACCACCGTCTCAACCCGCCGCAGGGCTTCGGCTTCCAGCGCGTCTATACCGACGACCGGTCGCTCGACGAGGCCATGGTGCTCGAAGACGGCGATGTGACGCTGGTGCCGAAGGGCTACCACCCCTGCGCCGCAACGCATGGCTACGACCTCTACTATCTGAACGTCATGGCCGGTCCGAAGCGCGTGTGGAAATTCTACAATGCGCCGGAGCACGAGTGGCTGCTGAAATAA
- a CDS encoding DUF1127 domain-containing protein, whose translation MAQSRLLAILLSFYRWTARKLRERRNLNAVMELSDAQLKDIGLSRYQTESDVHVYCRD comes from the coding sequence ATGGCGCAATCGCGCCTGCTGGCCATTCTCCTCTCCTTCTATCGCTGGACGGCGCGCAAGCTCAGGGAGCGGCGCAACCTCAATGCCGTCATGGAACTCTCCGATGCGCAGCTGAAGGATATAGGGCTTTCGCGCTACCAGACCGAAAGTGACGTGCACGTCTATTGCCGCGACTGA
- a CDS encoding helix-turn-helix domain-containing protein, whose translation MPQFSTALLLKTDTVAIRDVVCNGECRHRSGEECAHKTSLVYPYRGVFMRHVGRNDTVAEANQMLFFNAGQGYQISHPVDGGDACIDLSVDDALLAELAPRDQIQAGELFGFRRQRRRIDPRAQALVALLRHGLRQNAAETLEAETLALTLVRRSLGERTSHAAAATTGRQKLVDRAKLVLSSDLARRWTLAEIATEVGVSPVYLTQVFQQVEATPLYRYQLRLRLARALDLLGQYDDLTALGLDLGFSSHSHFTSSFRQAYGQTPGEFQRAARLRPR comes from the coding sequence ATGCCGCAATTTTCGACAGCGCTGCTTTTGAAGACGGACACCGTCGCCATCCGCGACGTTGTCTGCAATGGCGAATGCCGTCATCGCAGCGGCGAGGAATGCGCCCACAAGACCAGCCTGGTCTATCCCTATCGCGGCGTCTTCATGCGCCATGTCGGGCGCAACGATACGGTGGCGGAAGCCAACCAGATGCTGTTCTTCAATGCCGGCCAGGGCTACCAGATCAGCCACCCCGTCGATGGCGGCGATGCCTGCATCGATCTGTCCGTCGACGATGCCCTGCTTGCCGAACTCGCGCCCCGTGACCAGATCCAGGCGGGCGAGCTTTTCGGCTTCCGCCGCCAGCGCCGCCGGATCGATCCGCGGGCGCAGGCGCTCGTCGCGCTCCTCCGTCACGGGTTGCGCCAGAATGCGGCCGAGACGCTGGAAGCGGAAACGCTGGCGCTGACGCTCGTGCGCCGCTCGCTCGGCGAACGGACCTCGCATGCGGCAGCCGCGACCACCGGGCGGCAGAAGCTCGTCGATCGCGCCAAGCTGGTGCTCTCCTCCGATCTCGCAAGGCGTTGGACGCTGGCGGAAATCGCCACCGAAGTCGGCGTCTCGCCCGTCTATCTCACGCAGGTTTTCCAGCAGGTGGAGGCGACGCCGCTCTATCGCTATCAGCTGCGGCTGCGGCTTGCCCGGGCGCTTGATCTGCTCGGCCAGTACGACGACCTAACGGCGCTCGGGCTCGATCTCGGCTTTTCCAGCCACAGCCATTTCACCTCCTCCTTCCGCCAGGCCTATGGCCAGACGCCGGGCGAATTCCAGCGTGCGGCACGGCTTCGTCCGCGATAA